One Camelina sativa cultivar DH55 chromosome 3, Cs, whole genome shotgun sequence genomic window carries:
- the LOC104779149 gene encoding uncharacterized protein LOC104779149 isoform X3, whose protein sequence is MKEYGFDKRVINASIKHVPEVYGEDQWFLIEDGNYAALLSICLEKQEEQEEMCLVKQEAEEEKEADALSITNEAVMDSSPPAFQFVEASVYNARHSVGGAQSSHCGWLSSEEETDPDEDEGTDGDDDEMIQLTPEPLCEELEDLLREVYGQKKMKHN, encoded by the exons ATGAAAGAGTATGGTTTTGACAAGCGTGTTATCAATGCGAGTATCAAGCACGTGCCAGAG GTGTATGGTGAGGACCAATGGTTTCTGATCGAAGATGGTAACTATGCTGCCCTCCTTTCTATTTGCCTTGAAAAGcaagaggaacaagaagaaatgTGTCTAGTAAaacaagaagcagaagaagaaaag GAGGCTGATGCATTATCGATCACTAACGAAGCAGTCATGGACTCATCGCCACCAGCTTTTCAATTCGTAGAAGCATCAGTATATAATGCACGCCATTCTGTTGGAG GTGCCCAGAGTTCTCACTGTGGGTGGCTAAGCAGTGAGGAGGAGACAGATCCAGATGAGGATGAGGGTactgatggtgatgatgatgagatgattCAGCTAACTCCAGAACCTCTCTGTGAAGAACTTGAAGACCTCCTCAGGGAAGTATATGgacagaagaagatgaagcacaACTAA
- the LOC104779149 gene encoding uncharacterized protein LOC104779149 isoform X2 — protein sequence MAPRGRKKIGLRREDAARDRMKEYGFDKRVINASIKHVPEVYGEDQWFLIEDGNYAALLSICLEKQEEQEEMCLVKQEAEEEKEADALSITNEAVMDSSPPAFQFVEASVYNARHSVGGAQSSHCGWLSSEEETDPDEDEGTDGDDDEMIQLTPEPLCEELEDLLREVYGQKKMKHN from the exons ATGGCGCCCAGAGGAAGAAAAAAG ATTGGATTGAGGCGAGAGGATGCAGCTCGAGACCGCATGAAAGAGTATGGTTTTGACAAGCGTGTTATCAATGCGAGTATCAAGCACGTGCCAGAG GTGTATGGTGAGGACCAATGGTTTCTGATCGAAGATGGTAACTATGCTGCCCTCCTTTCTATTTGCCTTGAAAAGcaagaggaacaagaagaaatgTGTCTAGTAAaacaagaagcagaagaagaaaag GAGGCTGATGCATTATCGATCACTAACGAAGCAGTCATGGACTCATCGCCACCAGCTTTTCAATTCGTAGAAGCATCAGTATATAATGCACGCCATTCTGTTGGAG GTGCCCAGAGTTCTCACTGTGGGTGGCTAAGCAGTGAGGAGGAGACAGATCCAGATGAGGATGAGGGTactgatggtgatgatgatgagatgattCAGCTAACTCCAGAACCTCTCTGTGAAGAACTTGAAGACCTCCTCAGGGAAGTATATGgacagaagaagatgaagcacaACTAA
- the LOC104779149 gene encoding uncharacterized protein LOC104779149 isoform X1, giving the protein MAPRGRKKQIGLRREDAARDRMKEYGFDKRVINASIKHVPEVYGEDQWFLIEDGNYAALLSICLEKQEEQEEMCLVKQEAEEEKEADALSITNEAVMDSSPPAFQFVEASVYNARHSVGGAQSSHCGWLSSEEETDPDEDEGTDGDDDEMIQLTPEPLCEELEDLLREVYGQKKMKHN; this is encoded by the exons ATGGCGCCCAGAGGAAGAAAAAAG CAGATTGGATTGAGGCGAGAGGATGCAGCTCGAGACCGCATGAAAGAGTATGGTTTTGACAAGCGTGTTATCAATGCGAGTATCAAGCACGTGCCAGAG GTGTATGGTGAGGACCAATGGTTTCTGATCGAAGATGGTAACTATGCTGCCCTCCTTTCTATTTGCCTTGAAAAGcaagaggaacaagaagaaatgTGTCTAGTAAaacaagaagcagaagaagaaaag GAGGCTGATGCATTATCGATCACTAACGAAGCAGTCATGGACTCATCGCCACCAGCTTTTCAATTCGTAGAAGCATCAGTATATAATGCACGCCATTCTGTTGGAG GTGCCCAGAGTTCTCACTGTGGGTGGCTAAGCAGTGAGGAGGAGACAGATCCAGATGAGGATGAGGGTactgatggtgatgatgatgagatgattCAGCTAACTCCAGAACCTCTCTGTGAAGAACTTGAAGACCTCCTCAGGGAAGTATATGgacagaagaagatgaagcacaACTAA